From one Streptomyces sp. SCSIO 30461 genomic stretch:
- a CDS encoding TetR/AcrR family transcriptional regulator, with translation MDARERILSATLRILAQDGYSKLTIGGVAAEARVGKATIYRSWPNKPALVLDAVREELPAIPTDDVGDSEAELIAVAYSLADLYCSQKIRMALPALVADVADDSGLRRLLTENLIEGRKASSYEVLSRAVERGTLPDNTDISLVLDAWAGTMLFRSLFFGESVDEQTVRLMVAAAIASPPRLPPN, from the coding sequence TTGGACGCACGTGAGCGGATTCTCTCCGCGACACTGCGGATCCTGGCCCAGGACGGCTACTCGAAGCTGACCATCGGCGGAGTGGCGGCCGAGGCCCGCGTGGGCAAGGCCACGATCTACCGGTCCTGGCCCAACAAGCCAGCCCTCGTCCTCGATGCGGTACGCGAGGAGCTTCCCGCGATACCGACGGATGATGTCGGCGACAGCGAGGCCGAACTGATCGCGGTAGCCTACTCGCTCGCAGACCTGTACTGCTCACAGAAGATCCGCATGGCACTGCCGGCGCTGGTTGCAGATGTCGCGGACGACTCCGGACTCCGCCGCCTCCTCACAGAGAACCTGATCGAGGGCCGCAAGGCATCCTCATACGAGGTACTGTCGCGGGCCGTCGAACGTGGCACCCTCCCCGATAATACGGACATCTCGCTGGTCCTCGACGCATGGGCGGGAACCATGCTGTTCCGCAGCCTGTTCTTCGGGGAAAGCGTCGACGAGCAGACCGTCCGGCTAATGGTCGCCGCCGCGATCGCTTCCCCGCCCCGACTCCCCCCGAACTGA
- a CDS encoding 4'-phosphopantetheinyl transferase family protein, which produces MAFRTRRWGPGGPRAVGPQGGTDRGTHPRLGRRAVMLRSGGRWGVGRLANSLVLYADSAGALRALTSVRARLTEAEQARAARLRSADDRDDYLAAHLLVRECAARWSGVPAELLTLRQLCPGCGSSGHGRPYIAELPGISVSLSHTRGCVAAATGLGPVAVDTENHRRRTLPEASQHEVLTAADHAAVAADPRPDLALALRWTYKECLVKLGATDWGRLREAGTPQALRPDGIPVRTDGRWAVQWANERESACGTAVTAGVPALLGLEAMKVVEYAPTHETSRIVQSCDSRYQPTRHHQARSQWDKREL; this is translated from the coding sequence ATGGCATTTCGAACCCGGCGGTGGGGGCCGGGTGGACCACGTGCGGTGGGCCCGCAAGGGGGCACCGATCGCGGCACGCATCCGCGCCTGGGCCGACGGGCTGTGATGCTCCGCTCCGGAGGACGGTGGGGAGTGGGTCGCCTGGCGAACTCGTTGGTGCTGTACGCGGACTCGGCCGGGGCGCTCCGGGCTCTGACGTCCGTCCGAGCCAGGCTTACAGAGGCCGAGCAGGCTCGGGCCGCCCGACTGCGTTCCGCTGACGACCGTGACGACTACCTCGCGGCGCACCTGCTCGTACGGGAGTGTGCCGCGAGGTGGAGTGGGGTGCCGGCGGAGCTTCTGACGCTCCGCCAGCTCTGCCCTGGGTGCGGCTCTTCGGGCCATGGCCGACCGTATATCGCGGAGCTTCCCGGGATCTCCGTGAGCCTCAGCCACACCCGCGGTTGTGTCGCCGCCGCGACCGGGCTCGGCCCGGTCGCCGTGGACACCGAGAATCACCGGCGCCGCACGCTGCCGGAGGCCTCGCAGCACGAAGTACTGACGGCCGCCGACCACGCGGCCGTCGCTGCGGACCCTCGCCCGGACCTGGCCCTCGCCTTACGGTGGACGTACAAGGAGTGCCTGGTGAAGCTCGGCGCAACCGACTGGGGTCGACTGCGGGAAGCCGGGACACCGCAGGCCCTCCGGCCGGACGGCATTCCGGTCCGTACCGACGGGAGGTGGGCCGTCCAATGGGCGAACGAACGGGAATCTGCCTGCGGGACTGCGGTGACCGCCGGCGTTCCGGCACTGCTTGGGCTTGAAGCCATGAAAGTGGTTGAATACGCTCCAACACATGAAACGAGCCGTATCGTTCAATCCTGCGACTCCCGATACCAACCAACTCGGCATCACCAAGCGAGAAGCCAATGGGACAAAAGAGAACTCTGA
- a CDS encoding VlmB-like protein → MTTTPVEADWDNAPSVLEGARTLELSPQDCNLPYWLRHVAGTMLRRLSDGSVPDAGPTEAVRTPGPLRDAIIDEFTFRHLAEEKATRALSFAVFHSPETDDLEFFATQLIDEARHARAFREHLLRLDLSAAEIEAAVAHTAATSAAAVLDPLEEFGLQVLRDQGDFHGGVLVLTVLVEGVLAPAAELSERKWRPLDPSAALVERGANMDEIRHLAVGSSVVRRYLTEHSEQRPRLLDLVMEGRRLWEKLPMQEVLFRRESLFQEGLAQHAGLIGDYEIWPGRRLVDTSIEERMEAAERWSRETQETRLEYMLLSDAPR, encoded by the coding sequence GGGACAACGCCCCGAGCGTGCTCGAAGGCGCCCGCACGCTGGAGCTCAGCCCGCAGGACTGCAATCTGCCGTACTGGCTTCGACATGTCGCGGGCACCATGCTGCGGAGGCTCTCGGATGGTTCGGTGCCCGATGCAGGCCCGACCGAGGCGGTCCGTACGCCAGGCCCACTGCGCGACGCCATCATCGACGAGTTCACTTTCCGTCACCTGGCAGAGGAGAAGGCCACCCGTGCCCTGTCGTTCGCGGTCTTCCACTCACCCGAGACCGATGATCTGGAGTTCTTCGCGACCCAGCTGATCGACGAGGCCCGGCACGCCCGCGCCTTCCGGGAGCATCTGCTGCGCTTGGACCTCTCTGCTGCCGAGATCGAGGCCGCGGTTGCCCACACCGCCGCGACGAGCGCTGCCGCAGTGCTCGACCCGCTGGAGGAATTCGGCCTCCAGGTCCTGCGCGACCAGGGCGATTTCCACGGCGGCGTGCTGGTCCTGACGGTTCTCGTGGAGGGCGTCCTGGCGCCCGCGGCCGAGCTGAGCGAGCGGAAGTGGCGCCCGCTCGACCCATCCGCGGCCTTGGTCGAGCGCGGGGCGAACATGGACGAAATCCGGCATCTCGCCGTCGGCAGCTCGGTCGTACGCCGCTACCTGACCGAGCACTCGGAGCAGCGCCCGCGGCTCCTGGACCTGGTCATGGAGGGCCGCCGCTTGTGGGAAAAACTCCCGATGCAGGAAGTACTTTTCCGCCGCGAGTCGCTCTTCCAGGAGGGTCTCGCCCAGCATGCCGGGCTCATCGGCGACTACGAGATCTGGCCCGGCCGACGGCTGGTGGACACCAGTATCGAGGAACGGATGGAGGCGGCCGAGCGCTGGTCGCGCGAGACGCAGGAGACCCGCCTGGAATACATGCTCCTCTCGGACGCCCCCCGATGA
- a CDS encoding DDE-type integrase/transposase/recombinase yields MTHVDPDGRAVRITRWTLDRWIYEWKRAGFEALVPSPRQSRPRTPQEVLDLAAALKRENPSRSAAQIRRIIGAQRGWAPDERTIQRMIVREGLDALKAPAASAVFGRFEADAPNELWTGDALHGPMVAGRKTYLFAFVDDHSRAVMGHRWGFAEDTVRLAWPCGRLWPRGVSRATSTSTTAPRSWTRGC; encoded by the coding sequence ATGACCCATGTCGACCCGGACGGCCGGGCGGTGCGGATCACCCGGTGGACCCTGGACCGCTGGATCTACGAGTGGAAACGGGCCGGGTTCGAGGCCCTGGTCCCTTCGCCGCGCCAGTCCCGCCCCCGCACGCCGCAGGAGGTCCTGGACCTGGCGGCGGCGCTGAAGAGGGAGAACCCGTCGCGGTCGGCGGCGCAGATCCGCCGGATCATCGGAGCTCAGCGGGGCTGGGCGCCCGATGAACGCACCATCCAGCGGATGATCGTCCGCGAGGGCCTGGACGCGTTGAAGGCTCCCGCCGCCTCCGCGGTGTTCGGACGGTTCGAGGCCGATGCCCCGAATGAGTTGTGGACCGGGGACGCCCTGCACGGACCGATGGTCGCCGGCCGCAAAACGTATCTGTTCGCGTTTGTGGACGATCACTCGCGGGCCGTGATGGGACATCGCTGGGGGTTCGCCGAGGACACTGTCCGCCTGGCCTGGCCCTGCGGCCGGCTCTGGCCGCGCGGGGTGTCCCGCGCTACATCTACGTCGACAACGGCTCCGCGTTCGTGGACTCGTGGCTGCTGA
- a CDS encoding alpha/beta fold hydrolase, with translation MSAPATNPGDDPTCWEVLLPPHDGDGPQRVVTQLTEPTAAPRAVVLIWPAMAVNASYYAPFCAELAELGIASVTADLRGQGESRPRPGRRSRHGYHELASRDWPALVAATRERFGEGVPLYLLGHSIGGQVSVLYAAREPKGVDGLIFVAAGSVDFRGFPGASGLRVLLSTQLAALIAWLWGYFPGHRLGFAGRQPATLIRDWARISRTGRFRPSGADIAYEEGFASIRLPVLAVSVSGDTLAPPTAVDRLCAKLPSAVVERWHFEPGGGGRVDHVRWARKGAPIAARIRAWADGL, from the coding sequence ATGAGCGCCCCGGCCACGAATCCCGGTGACGACCCGACCTGCTGGGAGGTGCTGCTGCCGCCACACGACGGTGACGGCCCGCAGCGGGTCGTCACTCAGCTCACCGAGCCGACCGCGGCACCCCGGGCGGTCGTGCTGATCTGGCCCGCCATGGCGGTCAATGCCTCGTACTACGCGCCGTTCTGCGCCGAGCTGGCGGAGCTGGGCATCGCCTCCGTGACCGCCGATCTGCGGGGGCAGGGCGAAAGCCGACCCCGGCCTGGCCGCCGCTCCCGCCACGGCTACCACGAACTCGCGTCGCGGGACTGGCCAGCGTTGGTGGCAGCGACCCGGGAACGCTTCGGCGAAGGCGTCCCGCTGTACCTCCTGGGACACAGCATCGGGGGCCAGGTTTCTGTGCTGTACGCGGCCCGCGAGCCGAAGGGCGTTGACGGTCTGATCTTCGTGGCCGCCGGGTCGGTGGACTTCCGGGGATTCCCGGGCGCCAGTGGGCTGCGGGTGTTGCTGAGCACCCAACTCGCTGCCCTGATCGCCTGGTTGTGGGGGTACTTCCCCGGGCACCGGCTCGGATTCGCGGGCAGGCAGCCAGCAACGCTGATCCGCGACTGGGCCAGGATCTCCCGCACCGGCCGGTTCCGGCCCTCGGGTGCCGACATCGCCTATGAGGAGGGATTCGCGTCCATACGGCTGCCCGTGCTCGCCGTCTCGGTCTCCGGGGACACTCTCGCTCCACCCACGGCGGTGGACCGGCTGTGCGCCAAACTTCCCTCGGCCGTCGTGGAACGATGGCATTTCGAACCCGGCGGTGGGGGCCGGGTGGACCACGTGCGGTGGGCCCGCAAGGGGGCACCGATCGCGGCACGCATCCGCGCCTGGGCCGACGGGCTGTGA
- a CDS encoding NlpC/P60 family protein translates to MDASSRTSAPRWRRDSVGSAASLIIADNGDIRPRIYGVLLNGSGAGGNTTVFPDTEGGRWDGTASAERAVGPFRFLPSAWEGTGKDAGGDRVADPHNADDAALGAAVYLCGNGRDLAKRTQLKAPIFQYNRSHEYVANVLNWIDQYTAASQGPDLTDVSRKVRTVLEATLAQQGVPYSWSGGNAHGASTGICCSPSGKSGAHIKGFDCSGLVVYTYAKVGILPPRTAAHRPAPGGASPLVPVPEGSSQAISSSTPTLPAATRRSIT, encoded by the coding sequence ATGGACGCCAGCTCCCGTACCAGTGCGCCGCGCTGGCGCCGCGACAGCGTCGGGTCGGCCGCCTCCCTGATCATCGCCGACAACGGCGACATCCGCCCCAGGATCTATGGAGTGCTCCTCAACGGATCCGGGGCCGGCGGCAACACCACCGTCTTCCCCGACACCGAGGGCGGTCGGTGGGACGGCACAGCCAGCGCGGAGCGCGCGGTGGGCCCGTTCCGGTTCCTGCCGTCCGCGTGGGAAGGCACCGGCAAGGACGCAGGCGGCGACCGGGTAGCCGATCCACACAACGCCGACGACGCCGCGCTCGGCGCCGCCGTCTACCTCTGCGGCAACGGACGCGACCTGGCCAAGCGGACACAACTCAAGGCCCCAATCTTCCAGTACAACCGCTCCCATGAATACGTCGCCAACGTGCTGAACTGGATCGACCAGTACACGGCAGCCTCCCAAGGCCCCGACCTGACAGACGTGTCAAGGAAAGTCCGCACCGTGCTCGAGGCAACCCTGGCCCAGCAGGGCGTGCCGTACTCGTGGAGCGGCGGCAACGCCCACGGGGCGAGCACGGGTATCTGCTGCTCCCCCAGCGGGAAGAGCGGCGCGCACATCAAGGGCTTCGACTGTTCAGGCCTGGTCGTCTACACCTACGCGAAAGTCGGCATCCTGCCGCCGCGTACCGCAGCGCACAGGCCGGCGCCGGGCGGCGCATCCCCGCTGGTGCCGGTCCCGGAGGGCTCAAGCCAGGCGATCTCGTCTTCTACGCCGACGCTCCCGGCCGCGACGCGACGATCCATCACGTAG